In one Kitasatospora cineracea genomic region, the following are encoded:
- a CDS encoding tetratricopeptide repeat protein: MDPSNEPNHLLREAISSTRWTYEALAAAVRRIGAENGESLRTNKSAVAHWVKGRQPTGQVGQYVAEALSRRVGRSVTTVEIGFAEPSESLAGSHDPIEAATILGRADVERRNFLAVAAFSAAGVAMPLGYDPEPISRLMRTRTTATRVGAEEVEVVRQITAVFSSADERLGGGHGLTTVTAYLADTAAPMLSARFPNEGVRQQAFGAVAELAYLAGWKHHDLGQEGAAQRYYQLGYQLAVEADPYGHAGWMMRALAHQALSLKQPRNCLALIENALRRSDGRVDGQTEALLHITLARAFAATRDKPSAARALLAAEDALARHDDPQPSFSLMSGPAAGTVASHTARTLTDLDDHTGTEQQHRAALIRWDSEKYKRVHALTYADLGDSLAAQARADEAVGTWGRALDLMEGMTSDRTRKAISSIRPQLAIYRSRGVPGASDLERRAREALT, from the coding sequence GTGGACCCGAGCAACGAACCCAACCACCTTCTGAGAGAAGCGATTTCAAGCACTCGCTGGACCTATGAGGCGCTTGCCGCTGCCGTGCGACGGATCGGCGCCGAGAACGGCGAGAGCCTGCGCACCAACAAGTCGGCCGTGGCGCACTGGGTCAAGGGCAGGCAGCCGACCGGGCAAGTGGGCCAGTACGTCGCCGAAGCTCTCTCCCGGCGTGTCGGACGGTCGGTCACGACAGTGGAGATCGGGTTCGCCGAGCCCTCGGAATCCCTTGCCGGGAGCCACGATCCGATCGAAGCAGCGACCATCCTCGGCCGCGCCGATGTCGAGCGCCGCAACTTCCTTGCGGTGGCGGCGTTCTCGGCCGCCGGTGTGGCTATGCCCCTGGGCTACGACCCCGAGCCGATCTCACGCCTGATGCGGACCCGTACCACCGCCACCCGGGTTGGCGCCGAAGAGGTCGAGGTGGTCCGACAGATCACGGCGGTGTTCAGCTCGGCAGACGAACGGCTCGGCGGCGGACACGGGTTGACCACCGTCACCGCGTACCTCGCCGACACGGCCGCTCCCATGCTCAGTGCCCGGTTCCCCAACGAAGGTGTCCGACAGCAAGCATTCGGGGCCGTTGCCGAACTCGCCTACCTGGCAGGCTGGAAGCATCACGACCTCGGGCAGGAAGGTGCTGCCCAGCGCTACTACCAACTCGGCTACCAACTCGCCGTCGAAGCCGATCCGTACGGCCATGCAGGCTGGATGATGCGCGCGCTCGCCCACCAGGCGCTCAGCCTCAAACAGCCGCGCAACTGCCTCGCACTGATCGAGAACGCCCTCCGCCGAAGCGACGGGCGCGTGGACGGGCAGACCGAGGCGCTGCTCCACATCACCCTCGCGAGGGCGTTCGCGGCCACCCGAGACAAACCGTCCGCAGCCCGCGCGCTGTTGGCCGCAGAGGACGCCCTCGCCCGGCACGACGACCCGCAGCCCAGCTTCTCCCTCATGAGCGGCCCGGCCGCCGGCACCGTCGCCAGCCACACCGCCCGCACCCTCACCGACCTCGACGACCACACGGGAACCGAGCAGCAGCACCGGGCGGCGCTGATCCGTTGGGACTCCGAGAAGTACAAGCGGGTCCACGCCCTCACCTACGCCGACCTCGGGGACAGCTTGGCTGCCCAAGCCCGAGCCGACGAGGCGGTGGGCACCTGGGGCCGCGCGCTCGACCTCATGGAGGGGATGACCTCCGACCGGACGAGAAAGGCGATCAGCTCGATCCGGCCACAGTTGGCGATCTACCGTAGTCGCGGAGTCCCAGGGGCCAGCGACCTGGAACGCCGAGCACGCGAGGCACTGACCTGA
- a CDS encoding NUDIX domain-containing protein, protein MAQTSTDQPVALKPATESMTLLVAAVIVHDREARRVVLLRRGPKAKFAQGMWDLPVGKNEPGEPITQTAVRELAEETGLVVSPDALNLVHVIHGARGVEAPNGFLTVVFAANEWSGSLRNGEPEKHSEVAWVSTETLPQEFVSTTGTALNRYLRSGPSVSLDSW, encoded by the coding sequence GTGGCCCAGACAAGCACCGATCAGCCCGTCGCGCTCAAACCCGCCACGGAGTCGATGACACTGCTGGTCGCCGCTGTGATCGTCCACGACCGCGAGGCCCGACGAGTGGTCCTCCTCCGACGAGGTCCGAAAGCCAAGTTCGCACAGGGCATGTGGGACCTCCCCGTCGGCAAGAACGAGCCGGGCGAGCCGATCACTCAGACCGCCGTGCGCGAACTCGCCGAAGAGACCGGACTCGTCGTGTCGCCCGACGCCCTGAACCTGGTGCACGTCATCCACGGAGCACGGGGCGTCGAGGCCCCCAACGGCTTCCTGACCGTGGTGTTCGCCGCCAACGAGTGGTCCGGCAGCCTCCGCAACGGCGAGCCCGAGAAGCACTCCGAAGTCGCCTGGGTGAGCACCGAGACCCTCCCCCAGGAATTCGTCTCCACCACCGGGACGGCCCTCAACCGCTACCTCCGGAGCGGCCCCAGCGTCTCGCTCGACTCCTGGTGA
- a CDS encoding NCS2 family permease codes for MSPQAQSTTASPEPSQNAPQPPSGALDRFFKISQRGSTLPREIRGGVATFFTMAYILVLNPIILASATDMNGTHLAGGQLVTATALTAGLTTLLMGVIGNVPIGLAAGLGVNTIVALQLAPKMTWPDAMGMVVLAGFAIMLLVATGLRERVMNAVPLGLRKAIAIGIGLFITLVGLVDSGFVTRVPDAAHTTVPLQLGAGGHLHGWPVLIFILGLLLTMALVIRKVPGAILISIAVMTAVAVVIQQAADLAPETWGLTVPTWPGNPVATPDFGLVGHFSLFGGFSHVGVLTGVLFVFTVLMSCFFDAMGTILGVADEAHLLDEKGDLPGINKILMVDGIATAAGGATSASANTCFVESTAGVGEGARTGFASIVTGALFMLALFLTPLATMVPAQAATPALVTVGFLILANSIKEIDWSDFTIAMPAFLTIVMMPFTYSITNGIGFGFITFCLLRIVAGRARTVPIAMYGVAAVFAFYYLMPALGLL; via the coding sequence ATGTCTCCGCAGGCCCAGTCGACCACCGCGTCGCCCGAGCCCTCCCAGAACGCGCCGCAGCCCCCGTCCGGCGCCCTGGACCGCTTCTTCAAGATCTCGCAGCGGGGCTCCACCCTGCCCCGCGAGATCCGCGGTGGTGTCGCCACCTTCTTCACGATGGCGTACATCCTGGTGCTCAACCCGATCATCCTGGCCTCGGCCACGGACATGAACGGCACCCACCTCGCCGGCGGGCAGCTGGTCACCGCGACCGCGCTCACCGCGGGCCTGACCACCCTGCTGATGGGCGTCATCGGCAACGTGCCGATCGGCCTCGCCGCCGGCCTGGGCGTCAACACCATCGTGGCGCTCCAGCTCGCCCCCAAGATGACCTGGCCCGACGCCATGGGCATGGTCGTCCTGGCCGGCTTCGCCATCATGCTGCTGGTCGCCACCGGCCTGCGCGAACGCGTCATGAACGCCGTCCCGCTCGGCCTGCGCAAGGCCATCGCCATCGGCATCGGCCTGTTCATCACCCTGGTCGGCCTGGTCGACTCCGGCTTCGTCACCCGCGTCCCGGACGCCGCCCACACCACCGTCCCGCTCCAGCTCGGCGCCGGCGGGCACCTGCACGGCTGGCCCGTGCTGATCTTCATCCTCGGCCTGCTGCTCACCATGGCCCTGGTCATCCGCAAGGTCCCCGGTGCGATCCTGATCTCGATCGCCGTGATGACCGCCGTCGCCGTGGTCATCCAGCAGGCCGCCGACCTCGCCCCCGAGACCTGGGGCCTCACCGTCCCCACCTGGCCCGGCAACCCCGTCGCCACCCCCGACTTCGGCCTGGTCGGCCACTTCAGCCTGTTCGGCGGCTTCTCGCACGTCGGCGTCCTCACCGGCGTCCTGTTCGTCTTCACCGTGCTGATGAGCTGCTTCTTCGACGCGATGGGCACCATCCTCGGCGTCGCCGACGAGGCCCACCTGCTCGACGAGAAGGGCGACCTCCCCGGCATCAACAAGATCCTGATGGTCGACGGCATCGCCACCGCCGCGGGCGGCGCCACCTCCGCCTCCGCCAACACCTGCTTCGTCGAGTCCACCGCCGGCGTCGGCGAGGGCGCCCGCACCGGCTTCGCCTCCATCGTCACCGGCGCGCTCTTCATGCTCGCCCTCTTCCTCACCCCCCTGGCGACCATGGTCCCGGCCCAGGCCGCCACCCCCGCGCTGGTCACCGTCGGCTTCCTGATCCTGGCGAACTCCATCAAGGAGATCGACTGGTCCGACTTCACCATCGCCATGCCGGCCTTCCTCACCATCGTGATGATGCCGTTCACCTACTCCATCACCAACGGCATCGGCTTCGGCTTCATCACCTTCTGCCTCCTGCGCATCGTCGCCGGCCGCGCCCGCACCGTCCCGATCGCCATGTACGGCGTCGCCGCGGTCTTCGCCTTCTACTACCTGATGCCGGCCCTCGGCCTGCTCTGA
- a CDS encoding DUF2530 domain-containing protein, translated as MPKTALRSAPPPLEGNDVAIVGTGTVLWFVGFVALVPFQGWLSDHGHGTWPWICLSGGLLGLIGLKYCTARRAAIRRARAAEAAGEPGEAAL; from the coding sequence ATGCCCAAGACCGCGCTGCGCTCCGCTCCCCCGCCCCTCGAGGGGAACGACGTCGCCATCGTCGGCACCGGCACGGTGCTGTGGTTCGTCGGCTTCGTGGCGCTGGTGCCGTTCCAGGGGTGGCTCTCCGACCACGGCCACGGCACCTGGCCGTGGATCTGCCTGTCCGGCGGCCTGCTCGGCCTGATCGGCCTCAAGTACTGCACCGCCCGCCGCGCCGCGATCCGCCGCGCCCGCGCCGCCGAGGCCGCCGGAGAACCCGGGGAAGCCGCGCTCTAG
- a CDS encoding HAD-IC family P-type ATPase, with product MTHSAEGTAAPGPGPGAHPTGAGGAYQPGLSGAEVAERVARGQLNDVPVRSSRSVREIVRANVFTRFNAIIGVMFGIILVVGPIQDGLFGLVIVANTAIGIVQEMRAKKTLDSLALIGEARPQVRRDGAAVQVPAGGIVLDDTVLLGIGDKVVVDGTVTEADALEVDESLLTGEPDPVHKRPGDHVMSGSFVVAGAGAFTATKVGREAYAAKLAEEASRFTLVKSELRTGIDQILRFITYLLIPTAIGLVISQLAVQRNDWKEAVRRMVAGIVPMVPEGLVLLTSVAFAIGVVRLGRKQCLVQELPAIEGLARVDTVCLDKTGTLTEGGMDLVDLRPLADPARAPQADKAVLAEALGAIGAADTRPNPSMQAVIDAYGPPPEGRWRLLEAIPFSSARKWSGVQLLEPGGTEGSWLLGAPDVLLPPGSPALAEVDELGAQGLRVLLLGRSPLPLDDPDPAARLEPLALLVLQQRLREDAADTLRYFRSQDVRAKVISGDSAVSVGAVAAHLGLPGAETATDARTLPTDPEQLAEAADRTAVFGRVTPQQKRALVGALQSKGHTVAMTGDGVNDVLALKDADIGVAMGTGSDATRAVAQIVLLDDRFATLPSVVAEGRRVIGNIERVAGLFLVKTVYSVLLALLVVFTQVPYPFLPRHSTVLSSLTIGIPAFFLALAPNNERARTGFVRRVLRLAVPGGVVCGAATFTAYALARGDDETTLKADTSVATLTLFITAIWVLAIVARPYTWWRLLLIGAMSGAFALVLLVPWLADFFQLQLVGWRDPLTGVAIALVAGCLLEVSARVFAERK from the coding sequence ATGACGCACTCAGCGGAAGGCACCGCCGCGCCCGGCCCGGGCCCCGGCGCGCACCCCACCGGCGCGGGCGGCGCGTACCAGCCCGGGCTGAGCGGCGCCGAGGTCGCCGAGCGGGTCGCCCGCGGGCAGCTGAACGACGTCCCGGTGCGTTCCAGCCGCTCGGTGCGGGAGATCGTCCGGGCGAACGTGTTCACCCGGTTCAACGCGATCATCGGGGTGATGTTCGGCATCATCCTGGTGGTCGGCCCGATCCAGGACGGCCTGTTCGGCCTGGTCATCGTCGCCAACACGGCGATCGGCATCGTCCAGGAGATGCGCGCCAAGAAGACCCTGGACAGCCTCGCGCTGATCGGCGAGGCCCGCCCCCAGGTCCGCCGGGACGGCGCCGCGGTGCAGGTCCCCGCCGGCGGGATCGTGCTGGACGACACCGTGCTGCTCGGCATCGGCGACAAGGTCGTGGTGGACGGCACCGTCACCGAGGCGGACGCCCTGGAGGTCGACGAGTCGCTGCTGACCGGCGAGCCGGACCCCGTCCACAAGCGCCCCGGCGACCACGTGATGTCCGGCTCCTTCGTGGTGGCCGGCGCGGGCGCGTTCACCGCCACCAAGGTCGGCCGGGAGGCGTACGCCGCGAAGCTCGCCGAGGAGGCCAGCCGGTTCACCCTGGTCAAGTCCGAGCTGCGCACCGGCATCGACCAGATCCTGCGGTTCATCACCTACCTGCTGATCCCCACCGCGATCGGCCTGGTGATCAGCCAGCTCGCGGTGCAGCGCAACGACTGGAAGGAGGCCGTCCGCCGGATGGTGGCCGGCATCGTGCCGATGGTCCCCGAGGGCCTGGTGCTGCTCACCTCGGTGGCCTTCGCCATCGGCGTGGTCCGGCTCGGCCGCAAGCAGTGCCTGGTCCAGGAACTGCCCGCGATCGAGGGCCTGGCCCGGGTCGACACCGTCTGCCTCGACAAGACCGGCACCCTCACCGAGGGCGGCATGGACCTGGTCGACCTCCGCCCGCTCGCCGACCCGGCACGGGCCCCGCAGGCCGACAAGGCCGTGCTGGCCGAGGCGCTGGGCGCGATCGGCGCCGCCGACACCCGGCCCAACCCCAGCATGCAGGCCGTCATCGACGCGTATGGGCCCCCGCCGGAGGGGCGCTGGCGGCTGCTGGAGGCGATCCCGTTCTCCTCCGCCCGCAAGTGGAGCGGCGTCCAGCTGCTGGAGCCCGGCGGCACCGAGGGCAGCTGGCTGCTCGGCGCCCCCGACGTGCTGCTCCCGCCCGGCTCCCCCGCGCTGGCCGAGGTCGACGAGCTGGGCGCGCAGGGCCTGCGGGTCCTGCTGCTGGGCCGCAGCCCGCTGCCGCTGGACGACCCGGACCCGGCCGCCCGGCTGGAGCCGCTGGCCCTGCTGGTGCTGCAGCAGCGGCTGCGCGAGGACGCCGCGGACACCCTGCGCTACTTCCGCTCCCAGGACGTCCGGGCCAAGGTCATCTCCGGCGACAGCGCCGTCTCGGTCGGCGCCGTCGCCGCCCACCTCGGCCTGCCCGGCGCGGAGACCGCGACCGACGCCCGCACCCTGCCCACCGACCCCGAGCAGCTCGCCGAGGCCGCCGACCGCACCGCCGTCTTCGGCCGGGTCACCCCGCAGCAGAAGCGCGCCCTGGTCGGCGCCCTGCAGTCGAAGGGCCACACCGTGGCGATGACCGGCGACGGCGTCAACGACGTCCTCGCCCTCAAGGACGCCGACATCGGCGTGGCGATGGGCACCGGCTCGGACGCCACCCGGGCCGTCGCCCAGATCGTGCTGCTGGACGACCGGTTCGCCACCCTGCCCTCGGTGGTCGCCGAGGGCCGCCGGGTGATCGGCAACATCGAGCGGGTCGCCGGGCTGTTCCTGGTCAAGACGGTCTACTCGGTGCTGCTGGCCCTGCTGGTGGTGTTCACCCAGGTGCCGTACCCGTTCCTGCCCCGGCACTCGACGGTGCTGTCCTCGCTGACCATCGGCATCCCGGCGTTCTTCCTCGCCCTCGCCCCCAACAACGAGCGGGCCCGCACCGGCTTCGTCCGCCGCGTGCTGCGGCTGGCCGTCCCCGGCGGCGTCGTCTGCGGCGCGGCGACCTTCACCGCCTACGCGCTGGCCCGCGGCGACGACGAGACCACCCTGAAGGCCGACACCTCGGTCGCCACCCTGACCCTGTTCATCACCGCCATCTGGGTCCTGGCGATCGTCGCCCGCCCCTACACCTGGTGGCGCCTGCTGCTGATCGGCGCCATGTCCGGCGCGTTCGCGCTGGTCCTGCTGGTGCCCTGGCTCGCCGACTTCTTCCAGCTCCAACTCGTCGGCTGGCGCGACCCGTTGACGGGCGTGGCGATCGCCCTGGTGGCGGGCTGCCTGCTGGAGGTCAGCGCCCGGGTCTTCGCGGAGCGGAAGTAG
- a CDS encoding sacsin N-terminal ATP-binding-like domain-containing protein — MESRIIGSAASPQGPDVFDTARLRHTVLTAWTAAPARFREDANAEEELALGGYRDRLIVELAQNAADAAARAGVTGRLRLTLRDGVLAAANTGAPLDAAGVESLSTLRASAKREDEREVVGRFGVGFAAVLAVSDEPAVLGHTGGVRWSLTDARALVAEIPQLAAELTRREGHLPVLRVPFPAEGEAPEGYHTVVVLPLRDAAAEDLTRRLLAEVDDALLLTLPGLAEVVVDTPEGVRTLTRTAHPPRPEQLPAVTITDGERSTTWQTVSAAGTAAPELLADRTTEERARPYWTLTWAVPVDGQGRPQRPRTTPVLHAPTPSDEPLGVPALLIASYPLDPTRRHVAPGPLTDFLTERAADAYADLLRARGADPHSLDLVPGPLGQGALDNALRTAVLARLPETPFLPHPKGAEEGTPALRPRDAVVLEGADHSVVEALAPIFPGLLPAGLERRTELRTLGVRRTPLAEVVDQLGGLEREPAWWRGLYAALAGADPEALGALPVPLADGRTVTGPRRVLLPSDPADWAGYEGYPETLAESLDLLDLRLAHPDAAHPLLAKLGAATATPAGVLDTPEVRAAVARSLELGEDDYDAAVDLADAVLALVKAAAPAPGEHPWLARLALPDDEGELARAGELLLPESPLALLVDEDEAAFVDDDLFERWGPEVLAAAGALTAFTLVRAEDVVLDPDDLERLDPTAPADRAAGGAPTGLIDEAPDGLAEWCEDALEALHTDDAGELGVPPVAAELLAVRDLDLVAADAWPEALALLARPPYRDAVVTPVRTLLPDGSYTDLPSYTAWWLRDHPVLDGREPAGLRAAGADPLLRGLYDEARTTLDPQFLHALGVRTTLNALLAEPHGPDELVDRLADPLSEVSHRQLHGIYSLLAALPAERVEALDVVRALAPLDSESGRRDDRTVIVDAASAVVADAPDLVELLHDHAVLPVHPLLAPALAERLHVSLASEVAGGRVLSEGTLHRTPAVVRELLPGCPAVYEEHEELLVVGPDGEEAHVAWRWDTAATAPELPYDPEDAEAADEDDEFDVPPVPGLLHAATPEGLAAGLAWSVHQWHRRFEILAALTEPDRAYELLAARDYE; from the coding sequence GTGGAGTCTCGGATCATCGGCAGCGCGGCGTCCCCCCAGGGGCCGGATGTCTTCGACACGGCCCGGCTGCGGCACACCGTGCTCACCGCCTGGACGGCCGCGCCCGCCAGATTCCGGGAGGACGCCAACGCCGAGGAGGAGCTCGCGCTCGGCGGCTACCGGGACCGGCTGATCGTCGAACTCGCCCAGAACGCCGCCGACGCGGCCGCCCGGGCCGGCGTCACCGGTCGGCTCCGGCTGACCCTGCGGGACGGCGTGCTGGCGGCCGCCAACACCGGCGCCCCGCTGGACGCGGCGGGCGTCGAGTCGCTGTCCACGCTGCGGGCCTCCGCGAAGCGCGAGGACGAGCGGGAGGTGGTCGGCCGGTTCGGTGTCGGCTTCGCCGCGGTGCTGGCCGTCAGCGACGAGCCCGCCGTGCTCGGCCACACCGGCGGGGTGCGCTGGTCGCTCACCGACGCCCGCGCGCTGGTCGCCGAAATCCCGCAGCTCGCCGCGGAGTTGACCCGGCGCGAGGGCCACCTGCCGGTGCTCCGGGTGCCGTTCCCGGCCGAGGGCGAGGCCCCCGAGGGCTACCACACGGTGGTCGTCCTGCCGCTGCGCGACGCCGCCGCCGAGGACCTCACCCGCCGCCTGCTCGCCGAGGTCGACGACGCCCTGCTGCTGACCCTGCCCGGCCTGGCCGAGGTGGTCGTCGACACCCCCGAGGGCGTGCGCACCCTGACCCGCACCGCGCACCCGCCGCGCCCCGAGCAGCTGCCCGCCGTCACCATCACCGACGGGGAGCGCAGCACCACCTGGCAGACCGTCAGTGCCGCCGGCACCGCCGCCCCCGAGCTGCTGGCCGACCGGACCACCGAGGAGCGCGCCCGCCCGTACTGGACGCTCACCTGGGCCGTCCCGGTCGACGGGCAGGGCCGCCCGCAGCGCCCGCGCACCACCCCCGTGCTGCACGCGCCCACGCCCAGCGACGAACCGCTCGGCGTCCCCGCCCTGCTGATCGCCTCCTACCCGCTCGACCCGACCCGGCGGCACGTCGCGCCCGGCCCGCTCACCGACTTCCTCACCGAGCGCGCCGCCGACGCCTACGCCGACCTGCTGCGCGCCCGCGGCGCCGACCCGCACTCGCTGGACCTCGTCCCGGGCCCGCTCGGCCAGGGCGCCCTCGACAACGCGCTGCGCACCGCCGTGCTGGCCCGCCTGCCCGAGACGCCCTTCCTGCCGCACCCGAAGGGCGCCGAGGAGGGCACCCCCGCGCTGCGCCCGCGCGACGCCGTCGTGCTGGAGGGCGCCGACCACTCGGTGGTCGAGGCGCTCGCCCCGATCTTCCCCGGCCTGCTCCCGGCCGGCCTGGAGCGCCGCACCGAACTGCGCACCCTGGGCGTGCGCCGCACCCCGCTCGCCGAGGTGGTCGACCAGCTCGGCGGCCTGGAGCGCGAACCCGCCTGGTGGCGCGGCCTGTACGCGGCGCTGGCCGGCGCCGACCCGGAGGCGCTCGGCGCGCTGCCCGTCCCGCTCGCCGACGGCCGCACCGTCACCGGCCCGCGCCGGGTCCTGCTGCCCTCCGACCCGGCCGACTGGGCCGGCTACGAGGGCTACCCCGAGACGCTCGCCGAGTCCCTCGACCTGCTCGACCTGCGCCTGGCCCACCCCGACGCCGCCCACCCGCTGCTGGCCAAGCTCGGCGCCGCCACCGCCACCCCCGCGGGCGTCCTGGACACCCCCGAGGTCCGCGCCGCCGTCGCCCGCTCGCTGGAGCTCGGCGAGGACGACTACGACGCCGCCGTCGACCTCGCCGACGCCGTCCTCGCCCTGGTCAAGGCCGCCGCCCCGGCCCCCGGCGAGCACCCCTGGCTGGCCCGCCTGGCCCTGCCCGACGACGAGGGCGAACTCGCCCGCGCCGGTGAACTCCTGCTCCCCGAAAGCCCGTTGGCCCTCCTGGTGGACGAGGACGAGGCCGCCTTCGTCGACGACGACCTGTTCGAGCGCTGGGGCCCCGAGGTGCTGGCCGCGGCCGGCGCGCTCACCGCCTTCACGCTGGTGCGCGCCGAGGACGTCGTCCTCGACCCGGACGACCTGGAGCGCCTCGACCCCACCGCCCCCGCCGACCGGGCGGCCGGCGGCGCCCCCACCGGCCTGATCGACGAGGCCCCCGACGGCCTCGCCGAGTGGTGCGAGGACGCCCTGGAGGCCCTGCACACCGACGACGCCGGGGAGTTGGGCGTCCCGCCGGTCGCCGCCGAACTGCTCGCCGTCCGCGACCTCGACCTGGTCGCCGCCGACGCCTGGCCCGAGGCCCTCGCCCTGCTCGCCCGGCCCCCGTACCGGGACGCCGTGGTGACGCCGGTGCGCACCCTGCTGCCCGACGGCAGCTACACCGACCTGCCCTCCTACACCGCCTGGTGGCTGCGCGACCACCCGGTGCTGGACGGCCGCGAACCGGCCGGCCTGCGCGCCGCCGGGGCCGACCCGCTGCTGCGCGGCCTCTACGACGAGGCCCGCACCACGCTCGACCCGCAGTTCCTGCACGCGCTCGGCGTGCGCACCACGCTGAACGCGCTGCTCGCCGAACCGCACGGCCCGGACGAGCTGGTCGACCGGCTCGCCGACCCGCTCTCCGAGGTCAGCCACCGCCAACTGCACGGCATCTACAGCCTGTTGGCGGCCCTCCCGGCCGAACGCGTCGAAGCCCTCGACGTGGTGCGGGCCCTGGCCCCGCTGGACTCCGAGTCCGGCCGCCGGGACGACCGCACCGTCATCGTGGACGCCGCGAGCGCGGTCGTCGCCGACGCCCCCGACCTGGTCGAACTCCTTCACGACCACGCCGTGCTGCCCGTCCACCCGCTGCTCGCCCCGGCCCTCGCCGAGCGCCTGCACGTCTCGCTGGCCAGCGAGGTGGCCGGCGGCCGCGTCCTGTCCGAGGGCACCCTGCACCGCACCCCCGCCGTGGTCCGCGAGCTGCTGCCCGGCTGCCCCGCCGTCTACGAGGAGCACGAGGAACTCCTGGTGGTCGGCCCCGACGGCGAGGAGGCGCACGTCGCCTGGCGCTGGGACACCGCCGCGACCGCCCCCGAACTGCCCTACGACCCGGAGGACGCCGAAGCCGCCGACGAGGACGACGAGTTCGACGTCCCGCCGGTCCCCGGCCTGCTGCACGCCGCCACCCCCGAGGGGCTGGCGGCCGGCCTGGCCTGGTCCGTGCACCAGTGGCACCGCCGCTTCGAGATCCTCGCCGCCCTCACCGAACCCGACCGGGCGTACGAACTGCTGGCGGCCCGCGACTACGAGTAG
- a CDS encoding DUF3027 domain-containing protein, with protein sequence MRSRTPDRLCAEAVDLARQAVVDSVGEAVVGPHVKAGADAERVVTHTFECLDPAYRGWHWAVTVARAPRAKNVTLDEVALLPGAGAVLAPQWVPWSERLRPGDLGPGDLLPTGADDLRLEPGWTGEDEIAPNSALAEAAEDEIATVEDVQQAPARAEIGAIAEELGLGRPRVLSRRGLHQAAERWETAYGPQTPMAQSAPASCDTCGFLVPIGGSLGQAFGVCGNEFGPADGQVVSLAYGCGAHSEAAVLPAPPVPSELILDETVVEPLPLHPDRTSGSVEPDAPVEELGHA encoded by the coding sequence ATGCGAAGCCGTACCCCTGACCGGCTCTGTGCAGAGGCCGTCGACCTCGCCCGCCAGGCCGTGGTCGACAGCGTCGGGGAGGCCGTCGTCGGCCCCCACGTGAAGGCGGGCGCGGACGCCGAGCGCGTCGTCACCCACACCTTCGAGTGCCTCGACCCGGCCTACCGCGGCTGGCACTGGGCGGTGACCGTCGCCCGCGCCCCGCGCGCCAAGAACGTCACCCTCGACGAGGTCGCGCTGCTGCCCGGCGCGGGTGCCGTCCTCGCCCCGCAGTGGGTGCCGTGGAGCGAGCGCCTGCGGCCCGGCGACCTCGGCCCCGGCGACCTGCTGCCCACCGGCGCCGACGACCTGCGCCTGGAGCCCGGCTGGACCGGCGAGGACGAGATCGCCCCCAACTCGGCGCTCGCCGAGGCCGCCGAGGACGAGATCGCCACCGTCGAGGACGTCCAGCAGGCGCCCGCCCGCGCCGAGATCGGCGCGATCGCCGAGGAGCTCGGCCTCGGCCGCCCCCGCGTCCTCTCCCGGCGCGGCCTGCACCAGGCCGCCGAGCGCTGGGAGACCGCGTACGGCCCGCAGACCCCGATGGCACAGTCCGCCCCGGCCTCCTGCGACACCTGCGGCTTCCTGGTCCCGATCGGCGGCTCGCTCGGCCAGGCGTTCGGCGTCTGCGGCAACGAGTTCGGCCCCGCCGACGGCCAGGTCGTCTCGCTCGCCTACGGCTGCGGCGCGCACTCCGAGGCCGCCGTCCTCCCCGCCCCGCCCGTCCCCAGCGAGCTGATCCTCGACGAGACGGTCGTCGAACCCCTCCCGCTGCACCCCGACCGCACCTCCGGCTCGGTCGAACCGGACGCGCCGGTCGAGGAACTCGGCCACGCGTAA